The DNA window CTCCGTATGACCGTCACCGCGTCCGACGTCCCGGCCGCCCTGCACTTCCGGTTCTTCGCACTGGACGTGCTGCGCACGCGCCGGCTCGGCCACTCCTTCCTGCGGGTGACGTTCGGCGGTGAGTCCCTCGCGGACTTCCGCTCGGGCGGCTTCGACCAGAGCCTGTCGCTCTTCCTGCCGCCGCCCGGACGGGAGCACACCGTCCTCCCGTCCACGGACGCGGACACCTGGTTCGCCGCCTGGCGCGGGATGCCCGACGAGGAGCGGCCGGTGATGCGCTCCTACACGGTGCGCGAACAGCGCCGTACGGACGGGGGCGTGGACGAGGTCGACATCGACTTCGTCCTGCACGGGGACGCGAGCCCCGCCTCCCACTGGGCGGGCCGGGCGGTGACCGGCCGCCGGATCCTGGCGATCGGCCCCGCCGTCGCCGAGAACAAGTCGGTACGGTTCCAGCCGCCGGCCGGGGCCGACGCGGTCTGGATGTACGCGGACGAGACCGCCCTGCCGGCCGCCGCCGCGATCCTGGAGCGGCTGCCGGCCGGGACCCGGGTCCGGGCCTGGTTCGAGGTCCCGCACGAGGACGACCGGCTCACGCTGTCGACGCCCGCCGGGGCGGACATCGCCTGGATCGTCCGCGAGGACGACGGCCGGGAGCGCACGGAGCAGGTGCTGAGCGTGTTGCGCGCGGCCGGGCCGCTCGCCGCCGAAGCCCCGTACGTGTGGCTGGCGGGGGAGGCCGGCACGGTGCGCGCCACGCGCCGCCACTTCGTGCAGGAACGATCCGTCGACCGCCGCTCGGTGCGTTTCACCGGCTACTGGCGGCTCGGCGCGAGCGAGGAGCAGCTCCTCGCCGAGGCGTACGCGGGCCAGGCCCCGAGCGAGGATTCCGCGTCCGAGCTCTAGTCAGATCCCTTGTCCGGTACGGAAGTTGAGAGGGGCCCTGGCTTCCGGCCAGGGCCCCTCCTCATTTGGCTTATTAGTTTAGGTTAGGCTAACCTAAGCCCCACACACCCCACCCTCCCCTTCTCCCCCTGCCCGGAGGAAAGTTGATGCGCTCGCATCTGCTGAACGAGACGACCGCGGACCTCTACCGGCGCTCCGTCACCGAGGGCGTCGCACGCGTCGCCGCCAAACTCGCGACCACCGAGCGGCCCCACACCGGTATATCCGTCGACGAACTCGCCCCGGTCATCAACGGGATCGACCTGGACCGGCCGCTCGGAGACGCGGCAGCCGTCCTGGACGAGCTGGAGGACGTCTACCTGCGCGACGCGGTGTACTTCCACCACCCGCGCTACCTCGGCCACCTCAACTGCCCGGTCGTCATCCCGGCGGTGCTCGGCGAGGCGGTCCTCGCGGCCGTCAACTCCTCCCTCGACACCTGGGACCAGTCCATCGGCGGCACGCTCATCGAGCGCCGCCTCGTCGACTGGACCGCGCAGCGCATCGGCCTCGGCCCCGCCGCGGACGGCATCTTCACCTCCGGCGGCAGCCAGTCCAACTTCCACGCGCTGCTGCTCGCCCGCGACGAGGCCTGCCGCATCGTCATGAAGAAGGAGCTGGACGCGGGCCGCCAGCTCACCAAGGGCGAACTCCTCCCGAAGCTGCGCATCTTCACCTCCGAGGCCAGCCACTTCAGCGTGAAGAAGTCGGCCGCCATGCTCGGACTCGGCTACGAGGCCGTCATCGCCGTCCCGGTCGACCGCAACCGCCGCATGGACACCTCGGTGCTCGCCCTGGAGCTCGAGGAGTGCGCCGCCGAGGGCCTGTTCCCGATGGCCGTGGTCGCCACCGCCGGCACCACCGACTTCGGGTCCATCGACCCGCTCCCCGAGATCGCCCGCCTCGCCGACGAGCACTCCTCGTGGATGCACGTGGACGCCGCCTACGGCTGCGGACTGCTGGCCTCCCCCACCCGCCGGCACCTCCTCGACGGCATCGAGCGCGCCGACTCGGTCACCGTCGACTACCACAAGTCGTTCTTCCAGCCCGTCAGTTCCAGCGCCATGCTGGTCCGCGACCGCGACACCCTCAAGCACGCCACGTACCACGCGGACTACCTCAACCCGCGCCGCATGGCCGAGGAGCGCATCCCCAACCAGGTCGACAAGTCCATCCAGACCACGCGCCGCTTCGACGCGCTCAAGCTCTGGATGACCCTGCGCGTCATGGGCGCCGACGGTGTCGGCTCCCTGTTCGACGAGGTCATCGACCTGGCCGCCGCGGGCTGGGACATCATCGACGCCGACCCACGCTTCGAGGTCGTCGTCAAGCCCCAGCTCTCCACCCTGGTCTTCCGCTACGTCCCCGAGGGCGACGTTCCCGCAGAACTCGTGGACGAGGCCAACCTGCACGCCCGCAAGGCCCTGTTCGCCTCGGGCGAGGCCGTCGTGGCCGGAACCAAGGTGGACGGGGACCAGTACCTGAAGTTCACCCTCCTCAACCCGCAGACCACGACGGCCGACATCAGGGCCGTACTCGACCTTCTTGCCGCACACGCCGCGCAGTTCCTGGGAGAATCCCTTGCCGTCCACCGTTAAGCCCCACGACTTCATCGGCATCGGCCTCGGTCCCTTCAACCTGGGACTCGCCTGCCTGACCGCCCCGATCGACGAGCTCGACGGCCTGTTCATCGAGTCGAAGCCGCACTTCGAGTGGCACGCCGGCATGTTCCTGGACGGCGCGCACCTGCAGACGCCGTTCATGTCGGACCTGGTGACCCTCGCCGACCCGACCTCGCCCTTCTCCTTCCTGAACTACCTGAAGGACCAGGACCGGCTGTACTCCTTCTACATCCGGGAGAACTTCTACCCGCTGCGGGCCGAGTACAACGACTACTGCCGCTGGGCAGCCGACCGGCTCGACAACGTCCTGTACTCCACCTCCGTCACCGAGGTCGGCTACGACGAGCAGGCCGGCCTCTACGAGGTCCGCACCGACAAGGGCGAGACCCACCTGGCCCGCCGCCTGGTCCTGGGCACCGGCACCCCGCCGTTCGTCCCGGAGGCCTGCGCCGGCCTCGGCGGCGACTTCCTGCACAACTCCGCGTACATGCGACACAAGGCGGAGCTGCAGAAGAAGAAGTCGATCACCCTGGTCGGCTCCGGCCAGAGCGCCGCGGAGATCTACTACGACCTCCTCGCCGAGATCGACGTGCACGGCTACCAGCTCAACTGGGTCACGCGCTCCCCGCGCTTCTTCCCGCTGGAGTACACGAAGCTGACGCTGGAGATGACCTCCCCCGAGTACGTGGACTACTTCCACGCCCTCCCCGAGGACACCCGCTACCGGCTCGAGACCCAGCAGAAGAACCTCTTCAAGGGCATCGACGGCGATCTGATCAACGCCATCTTCGACCTGCTCTACCAGAAGAAGATCACCATGCCGGGCCAGGTGCCGACCACCCTGCTGACCAACACCTCGCTGAACAGCGCGGCGTACGACACCACCACGGGCACCTACACCCTGGGGCTGCGCCAGGAGGAGCAGGAGCGGGACTTCACCCTCGCCTCCGAGGGCCTGGTCCTGGCCACCGGCTACAAGTACCGGGTCCCGGAGTTCCTCGCCCCGGTGCGCGACCGGCTGAACTTCGACGGCCGCGGCCGCCTCGACGCCGCCCGCAACTACAGCGTCGACACCACGGGCCGCGGGGTGTACCTGCAGAACGGCACGACCCACAACCACTCCCTGACCTCCCCCGACCTGGGCATGGCCGCGTACCGCAACGCCTATATCGTCAGTGAGCTCCTCGGCCGCGAGTACTACAAGGTCGAGAAGTCCATCGCGTTCCAGCAGTTCGCAGCCCCGGAAGGCATGCACGCATGAGCACCACCGGCTCCACCGCCGAGATCCTGTACACGCGCAACGACGCGGCTCTCGGCACCTTCGCGATCCGCCCGCTGGACCCCTTCGCCGACGCGGAGCTCCTGCACGGCTGGGTCACGCACCCCAAGGCCTCGTTCTGGATGATGCAGGACGCCTCGCTGCCCGACGTCGAGCGCGAGTACATGAGGATCGCGGCCCATGAGCACCACCAGGCGTTCATCGGCCTGCACGAGGGCCGCCCGGCCTTCCTGATGGAGACGTACGACCCGGCCCGCCTGGAGCTCGTCGGCCTGTACGACGCCCAGCCCGGCGACGTCGGCATGCACTTCCTCGTGGCTCCGAGCGACCGGCCGCTGCACGGCTTCACCCGCGCGGTCATCACCACCGTCATGGCCGCCGTGTTCGCCGACCCCGAGGCCAAGCGCGTCGTGGTCGAGCCCGACGTCCGCAACACCGCCGTCCACGCCCTGAACGAGGCCGTCGGCTTCGTGCCCGACCGCCCGGTCCAGAAGCCGGAGAAGGAAGCCCTCCTCAGCTTCTGCACCCGCGAGCAGTTCGCGGCGGCCACCGGTCTCACGAAGGAGCTCTCCATATGAGCCTCGCCGACGCCGTCTCCCACCTCTCCCCCGAGCTGTGGGCCCGCGCCAACCGCGCCCTGGTCCGCAAGGCCCTCGCCGAGTTCTCCCACGAGCGCCTGCTGACCCCCGAGCTCCTGGACTGCGGCCTCTACTCGGTCCTGAGCGACGACTCCTCGGTGGAGTACCGCTTCGCGGCCACCCGGCACGCCCTGAACCACTGGTCGGTGGACGAGGCGTCGATCATCCGCCTCCAGGACGGCGCCGAGCTCGCGCTGGACGCCCTCGACTTCCACATCGAGCTCCAGGAGTCCCTCGGCCTCAGCGCCGAGGTCCTGCCCGTCTACCTGGAGGAGATCTCCTCCACCCTGGCCGGCTCGGGGTTCAAGTACACGAAGCCGCAGATCTCCTCCGCCGTCCTCGCGAAGTCCTCCTTCCAGGACATCGAGACCGGCATGACCGAGGGCCACCCCTGCTTCGTCGCGAACAACGGCCGCCTCGGCTTCGGCGTGCACGAGTACCTCTCGTACGCCCCGGAGGCCGCGAGCCCGGTCCACCTGGTGTGGGTGGCGGCCCGCAAGGACGTCTCCACCTTCACGGCGGGCGCGGGCCTGGACCACGACTCGTTCATGCGCGACGAGCTGGGCGAGGAGACGATCGCGGCCTTCTCCGCGAAGATGGCCGACCTCGGCCTGGACCTGGCGGACTACCACCTGTTCCCGGTCCACCCCTGGCAGTGGTGGAACAAGACCACCATCACCTTCGCCGCCGAGATCGCCAACCGCCGCCTGGTCCTGCTGGGCGAGGGCACGGACGCCTACCTGGCGCAGCAGTCGATCCGCACCTTCTTCAACACCAGCGCCCCCGAGAAGCACTACGTCAAGACGGCGATCTCGGTGCTGAACATGGGCTTCATGCGGGGCCTGTCGGCCGCGTACATGGAGGCCACCCCGGCCATCAACGACTGGCTCCACCAGCTGATCGGGGCGGACCCGGTGCTGCGGTCCGTCGACTTCTCGATCATCCGCGAGCGCGCGGCGATCGGCTACCACCACCGCCAGTACGAGCGCGCCACCGACCGGTACTCCCCGTACCGCAAGATGCTGGCCGCCCTCTGGCGCGAGTCCCCGGTGAACTCCCTCCAGGGCGACGAGCGCCTGGCCACCATGGCCTCGCTCCTCCACGTCGACGCCGAGGGCAGGTCCTTCGTCGGCGCCCTCATCGAGGAGTCGGGCCTCACCCCCGCCGAGTGGCTGCGCTCGTACCTGCGCGCCTACCTGGTCCCGCTGCTGCACTGCTTCTACCAGTACGACCTCGCGTACATGCCGCACGGCGAGAACACCATCCTCGTCATCGAGGGCGGCGTGGTGAAGCGGGCGATCTTCAAGGACATCGCCGAGGAGATCGTGGTCATGGACCCGGACGCGGTGCTGCCGCCCGCGGTCGAGCGGGTCCGGGCGGACATCCCGGAGGACATGAAGCTGCTGTCGATCTTCACGGACGTCTTCGACTGCTTCTTCCGCTTCCTGGGCCCGATCCTGGCGACGGAAGGCATCTGCGAGGAGGAGACCTTCTGGCGGGCGGTCGCGGACTGCGCCCACGAGTACCAGGACTCCGTGCCGGCCCTGTCGGAGCGCTTCGAGCGCTACGACCTGTTCGCCGAGGAGTTCCAGCTGTCCTGCCTGAACCGCCTCCAGCTGCGCAACAACAAGCAGATGGTCGACCTCGCCGACCCGTCCGCCGCGCTCCAGCTGATCGGCACCCTGAAGAACCCCGTCGCGCCGTTCGCCGCACGGCGGTAACCGGCCCGGGCGGGCAGCCGATACGGTCCCTCGGCTGCCCGCCCGTCCCTCGGGGCTCCGCCCCGGCATTTTTCAGCCCCCCGGCGTTTGAGGCGCGGGGGCCCGGAGGCGGAGCCCCCGGCAGCGGCGTCGCGCCGCTAGGACCACGGCACGTCCGGCGCCCGGTAGTACGCGATGCCCTGCGCATCCATGCGCGGCCCCTGCGCCGCCAGGCGCAGACTGTACGACGCCCAGTCAAGGGCGGCGGCCGGCGACCAGCCGAGCTCCGCGAGGCCCAGCACCCGCGGAAAGGCCATCAGCTCCCAGTCCGCCCGCGTGGCGATCGTCTCCGTCCACAGCGGCGCCTCCACCCCCAGGACGGCCGACTCCGGCACCCCGGCCAGATAGCTCCCCGGGTTCCAGGAGTAGGACCTCCGCACCGGGACGAGCCCGGCCCACGACAGCCCCGGCTTGGTCGCCGCCTCGTACTTCATGTCCAGGTACAGCCGGTCCGCCGGCGACAGGATCACCGGGTGCCCGGCCTTCGCGGCCGCCACGACCCCGGCCTTCTCCGCGGCGGACGTCCGGTCGTGCCCCCAGTACTGCAGCACCGCCCCCTCCGCCGGCCGCGCCGCCGCCAGCTGGTGCCAGCCGACGACCGTCTTCCCGTGCCGGCCCACCACCGCCTGCGCCCGGTCCATGAACGCGGCGTAGTCCGCCGCGGGCGTGGAGTGCGCCTCGTCGCCGCCGATGTGCAGGTAGCGGCCCGGCGTCAGCTCCGCCAGCTCGCCGAGCACCTGGTCGACGAACTCGTACGTCCGCTCCTTGGCCACGCACAGCGAGCTGAAGCCCACCTTGGTCCCGGTGTACCGCTCCGGGGCCTTCCCGTCGCAGTTCAGCTCCGCGTACGAGGCGAGCGCGGCGTTCGTGTGCCCCGGCATGTCGATCTCCGGGACCACTTCCACGTACCGCTCCCCCGCGTACGCGACGAGCTCCCGGTACTCGTCCTTCGTCCAGTGCCCGCCGGGCCCGCCGCCGACCTCGCTGGCGCCCCCGTACTCCGCCAGCCGCGGCCAGGAGTCGATCGCCAGGCGCCACCCCTGGTCGTCGGTCAGGTGCACGTGCAGGGTGTTGACCTTGTACTGCGCGAGCTGGTCCACGTATCTCTTCACCTGCTCCACCGTGAAGAAGTGCCGCGCGATGTCGATCATCGCGCCCCGGTACGCGAAGCGCGGCCGGTCGGAGACCCTCCCGCCGGGCACCGTCCCGGGCCCGGACACCGGTACGAGCTGCCGCAGCGTCTGCCCGGCGTGGAAGAGCCCGGCCGGGGTCCGCGCGGTGAGGGTGATCCCGGCCGGTCCGGAATCCAGCAGGTACCCCTCGTCCCCGACCCCCTCGGCCTCTTCGTCGATCCGCAGCCGGATCCCGTCCCCGCCGGCCCCGTCGACCACCGGCAGCGGCAGCCCGCTGGGGCCGCGCAGCTGCTCCGCGAGGAGCTCGCCGACCCGCCGGACCTCCTCGTCGGGCCGGCCCGTGCGGATGACCGTGCCCGCCCCGAAGGAGTAGCCGGGGCCTTCGGCGCGTGCGGAGAGGGGCGCCGGCAGCAGCCGTTCGAAGGGGGTCAGGGCGGCGGGGGCGTCGTCGCCGGGTCTGGCGTCGTCGCCCCGGGCGGCGGTGCAGGACACGGCCGTGCCGAGAACGGAGAGGACGAGGAGGGTTCCGAGCGTGCGTCGCAGGACTCTCATGGCTCAGGTATAGGCCAAGTAGGCCCCGACGGCCGGTGCGAGAATCGACGGATGGCGGAAATCATCCAGAAGGACGGTACTTGGACCTTCGACGGGGACACGGTGCGCATCGTGCCCGGCCGCGACAAGGGGGTGGGCCTGCTGCGCCAGACGCTGGGCGAAGTCGCCGTACCGCTGCGCGCGGTGGCCGGGATCAGCTTCGAACCCGGACGCAAGGCGGGACGGTTGCGGCTGCGCCTGCGCGACGGCGCCGACCCGCTGCTCCAGGTGACGGGCGGGCGGCTGCCGGACGCCTCCGACCCGTACCGGCTGACCGTGGAGACGGACCGGACGGGCGTGGCGGAGTACTTCGTGGACGAGGTGCGCAGCGCGCTCCTGCTGGAGCAGGTGGAGACCGGCCCGACCCTCGCGTACCTGCTGCCGGGTCCCCCGGTGCCGATCACGGCGGGCGCGGGCGACGGGACGGTGGGCTTCGACGGGGACCGGGTGTCCCTGGAGTGGAACTGGACGGCCGAGGAGGCCAAGCGGTCGGGCGGGACGCGGGAATTCCGGGTGGCGGACCTGCGGTCGGTGGAGTGGTCCCCGTCGAAGGGGCTGGCGAGCGGCTGGCTGCGCTTCCTCCCGGCGGGCACGGCGGCGCCCGCCTCGCCCAAGTACGACCCGTACACGGTGGAGCTCTTCGGTTTCAAGAACGATCCGCTGATGGCCCTGGTCGCGGCGGCGGTCGCGGCCCGGATGCCCCACCCTGCGGCGGCCGCGGCCGCGCAGGCTGCCCCCGCCATGGCCCTGACCCCCGGAGCGGCCGGGCAGCCAGCGGCGCCGGGCCCGGG is part of the Streptomyces subrutilus genome and encodes:
- a CDS encoding siderophore-interacting protein, translated to MTVTASDVPAALHFRFFALDVLRTRRLGHSFLRVTFGGESLADFRSGGFDQSLSLFLPPPGREHTVLPSTDADTWFAAWRGMPDEERPVMRSYTVREQRRTDGGVDEVDIDFVLHGDASPASHWAGRAVTGRRILAIGPAVAENKSVRFQPPAGADAVWMYADETALPAAAAILERLPAGTRVRAWFEVPHEDDRLTLSTPAGADIAWIVREDDGRERTEQVLSVLRAAGPLAAEAPYVWLAGEAGTVRATRRHFVQERSVDRRSVRFTGYWRLGASEEQLLAEAYAGQAPSEDSASEL
- a CDS encoding DUF4429 domain-containing protein, encoding MAEIIQKDGTWTFDGDTVRIVPGRDKGVGLLRQTLGEVAVPLRAVAGISFEPGRKAGRLRLRLRDGADPLLQVTGGRLPDASDPYRLTVETDRTGVAEYFVDEVRSALLLEQVETGPTLAYLLPGPPVPITAGAGDGTVGFDGDRVSLEWNWTAEEAKRSGGTREFRVADLRSVEWSPSKGLASGWLRFLPAGTAAPASPKYDPYTVELFGFKNDPLMALVAAAVAARMPHPAAAAAAQAAPAMALTPGAAGQPAAPGPGSASASVSASAEETAADHDALLRRLRELGELHQSGVLTAEEFTAAKQAVLRRF
- a CDS encoding lysine N(6)-hydroxylase/L-ornithine N(5)-oxygenase family protein — translated: MPSTVKPHDFIGIGLGPFNLGLACLTAPIDELDGLFIESKPHFEWHAGMFLDGAHLQTPFMSDLVTLADPTSPFSFLNYLKDQDRLYSFYIRENFYPLRAEYNDYCRWAADRLDNVLYSTSVTEVGYDEQAGLYEVRTDKGETHLARRLVLGTGTPPFVPEACAGLGGDFLHNSAYMRHKAELQKKKSITLVGSGQSAAEIYYDLLAEIDVHGYQLNWVTRSPRFFPLEYTKLTLEMTSPEYVDYFHALPEDTRYRLETQQKNLFKGIDGDLINAIFDLLYQKKITMPGQVPTTLLTNTSLNSAAYDTTTGTYTLGLRQEEQERDFTLASEGLVLATGYKYRVPEFLAPVRDRLNFDGRGRLDAARNYSVDTTGRGVYLQNGTTHNHSLTSPDLGMAAYRNAYIVSELLGREYYKVEKSIAFQQFAAPEGMHA
- a CDS encoding beta-N-acetylhexosaminidase; its protein translation is MRVLRRTLGTLLVLSVLGTAVSCTAARGDDARPGDDAPAALTPFERLLPAPLSARAEGPGYSFGAGTVIRTGRPDEEVRRVGELLAEQLRGPSGLPLPVVDGAGGDGIRLRIDEEAEGVGDEGYLLDSGPAGITLTARTPAGLFHAGQTLRQLVPVSGPGTVPGGRVSDRPRFAYRGAMIDIARHFFTVEQVKRYVDQLAQYKVNTLHVHLTDDQGWRLAIDSWPRLAEYGGASEVGGGPGGHWTKDEYRELVAYAGERYVEVVPEIDMPGHTNAALASYAELNCDGKAPERYTGTKVGFSSLCVAKERTYEFVDQVLGELAELTPGRYLHIGGDEAHSTPAADYAAFMDRAQAVVGRHGKTVVGWHQLAAARPAEGAVLQYWGHDRTSAAEKAGVVAAAKAGHPVILSPADRLYLDMKYEAATKPGLSWAGLVPVRRSYSWNPGSYLAGVPESAVLGVEAPLWTETIATRADWELMAFPRVLGLAELGWSPAAALDWASYSLRLAAQGPRMDAQGIAYYRAPDVPWS
- a CDS encoding IucA/IucC family protein, with the protein product MSLADAVSHLSPELWARANRALVRKALAEFSHERLLTPELLDCGLYSVLSDDSSVEYRFAATRHALNHWSVDEASIIRLQDGAELALDALDFHIELQESLGLSAEVLPVYLEEISSTLAGSGFKYTKPQISSAVLAKSSFQDIETGMTEGHPCFVANNGRLGFGVHEYLSYAPEAASPVHLVWVAARKDVSTFTAGAGLDHDSFMRDELGEETIAAFSAKMADLGLDLADYHLFPVHPWQWWNKTTITFAAEIANRRLVLLGEGTDAYLAQQSIRTFFNTSAPEKHYVKTAISVLNMGFMRGLSAAYMEATPAINDWLHQLIGADPVLRSVDFSIIRERAAIGYHHRQYERATDRYSPYRKMLAALWRESPVNSLQGDERLATMASLLHVDAEGRSFVGALIEESGLTPAEWLRSYLRAYLVPLLHCFYQYDLAYMPHGENTILVIEGGVVKRAIFKDIAEEIVVMDPDAVLPPAVERVRADIPEDMKLLSIFTDVFDCFFRFLGPILATEGICEEETFWRAVADCAHEYQDSVPALSERFERYDLFAEEFQLSCLNRLQLRNNKQMVDLADPSAALQLIGTLKNPVAPFAARR
- a CDS encoding GNAT family N-acetyltransferase, translated to MSTTGSTAEILYTRNDAALGTFAIRPLDPFADAELLHGWVTHPKASFWMMQDASLPDVEREYMRIAAHEHHQAFIGLHEGRPAFLMETYDPARLELVGLYDAQPGDVGMHFLVAPSDRPLHGFTRAVITTVMAAVFADPEAKRVVVEPDVRNTAVHALNEAVGFVPDRPVQKPEKEALLSFCTREQFAAATGLTKELSI
- a CDS encoding pyridoxal phosphate-dependent decarboxylase family protein, with the protein product MRSHLLNETTADLYRRSVTEGVARVAAKLATTERPHTGISVDELAPVINGIDLDRPLGDAAAVLDELEDVYLRDAVYFHHPRYLGHLNCPVVIPAVLGEAVLAAVNSSLDTWDQSIGGTLIERRLVDWTAQRIGLGPAADGIFTSGGSQSNFHALLLARDEACRIVMKKELDAGRQLTKGELLPKLRIFTSEASHFSVKKSAAMLGLGYEAVIAVPVDRNRRMDTSVLALELEECAAEGLFPMAVVATAGTTDFGSIDPLPEIARLADEHSSWMHVDAAYGCGLLASPTRRHLLDGIERADSVTVDYHKSFFQPVSSSAMLVRDRDTLKHATYHADYLNPRRMAEERIPNQVDKSIQTTRRFDALKLWMTLRVMGADGVGSLFDEVIDLAAAGWDIIDADPRFEVVVKPQLSTLVFRYVPEGDVPAELVDEANLHARKALFASGEAVVAGTKVDGDQYLKFTLLNPQTTTADIRAVLDLLAAHAAQFLGESLAVHR